From Mytilus galloprovincialis chromosome 9, xbMytGall1.hap1.1, whole genome shotgun sequence, the proteins below share one genomic window:
- the LOC143046919 gene encoding cadherin-99C-like isoform X1, which yields MKMWLVFLFLILFIGYTDAQTNPCESTAVSGNSGGTPTITVALTEASAAEIANDPDNYIADTKINGILKGKSQFTGITLEISRSSGTPSYLNVTQQFLLESRIITPENGYSQRAFIRLVQPLNRDGLTATTFDDTDVIEFQVKCTRLGATSSTFFLITVDVQDINDNSPVFVDTPYHASVNELSPLGTTVFRGIRAFDLDADENKDINFGIFPLKTQPNSSIPDGSHIFVIATPRLGYISVNFILDFEKVKKYVLRISATDQSTDANLRRTSYVNITIDVTDGDDLGPVFEYNGCFRLDNVCFNPTYTTEISPHSTATRLILKAAEDQSMIDSIKARDQDTFNARIQFSIEETLPPGYKNKFALLNTTNIGVFSSVVVSQTEPLCNSDINILKIIIKATELTKKRHFSRAVIDVHIYPSNISCVEKETVVVNTTVVNTCAMKPCSNAASVVGAVLGTLLAIVLTILVVLITKIRKQGCITEQQIPVQQNNGLSSVHAVESGQSSSEYDEIGMRSPANHYDELHNDHQYMEPS from the exons ATGAAAATGTGGCTTGTGTTTCTATTTCTGATACTTTTTATTGGATACACGGATGCTCAGACAAACC CATGTGAATCAACAGCTGTAAGCGGTAACAGTGGCGGAACACCGACTATTACTGTAGCACTGACTGAAGCAAGTGCAGCAG AAATAGCAAATGATCCGGACAATTATATTGCTGACACAAAGATTAATGGCATATTAAAGGGAAAAAGTCAATTTACGGGTATTACACTGGAAATATCAAGGTCATCTGGTACTCCTAGTTATCTTAATGTGACACAGCAGTTCCTATTGGAGTCGCGTATCATTACACCAGAGAATGGGTATTCACAGAGAGCTTTTATCCGTCTTGTCCAACCTTTGAACAGAGAT GGTCTGACAGCAACTACATTTGATGATACAGATGTCATTGAATTTCAAGTCAAATGTACACGATTG GGTGCAACATCGTCTACATTTTTCTTGATAACAGTAGATGTACAAGACATCAACGATAACAGTCCTGTTTTCGTTGATACCCCATATCACGCCAGTGTGAATGAA TTGTCACCATTAGGAACAACAGTATTTAGAGGAATTCGTGCTTTTGATTTGGATGCTGATGAAAACAAGGATATAAATTTTGGCATATTTCCGCTTAAA aCACAACCTAATTCAAGTATTCCTGATGGGTCTCACATATTTGTAATTGCAACACCCCGTCTTGGAtatatttcagtaaattttatcttggattttgaaaaagtaaaaaaatatgttttacgaATTTCTGCGACA GACCAGTCAACAGATGCTAATCTGAGACGTACAAGTTATGTCAATATTACTATTGACGTGACAGATGGAGATGATCTAGGTCCTGTTTTTGAGTACAATGGCTGCTTCAGATTGGACAATGTTTGTTTTAATCCCACCTATACGACGGAAATATCACCTCATTCAACT GCAACACGACTAATTCTTAAGGCAGCTGAAGACCAGAGTATGATAGATTCAATAAAAGCTAGAGACCAGGACACATTTAATGCACGTATACAATTCAGCATTGAAGAAA CCTTGCCTCCGGGGTATAAAAACAAGTTTGCACTGCTGAATACGACAAACATCGGAGTATTTTCCAGCGTTGTAGTATCGCAAACTGAACCTTTATGTAACAGTGacattaatattttgaaaatcataataaag GCTACTGAGTTGACAAAGAAGAGACATTTCAGTCGAGCTGTAATTGACGTACATATATACCCATCAAATATTTCTTGTGTGGAAAAGG AAACAGTAGTGGTCAATACAACAGTGGTCAATACATGTGCAATGAAACCATGTAGTAATGCTGCCTCGGTTGTGGGAGCTGTTTTAGGAACTCTGTTGGCTATTGTTCTCACAATTCTTGTGGTTCTTATCACCAAAATAAGAAAACAag gttGCATAACAGAACAACAAATTCCCGTACAGCAAAACAATG GACTTTCTTCTGTACATGCAGTTGAAAGCGGACAATCATCAAG TGAATATGATGAAATCGGAATGAGATCACCAGCCAATCATTATGACGAGTTACACAATGACCACCAGTACATGGAGCCTAGTTGA
- the LOC143046919 gene encoding uncharacterized protein LOC143046919 isoform X2: protein MKMWLVFLFLILFIGYTDAQTNPCESTAVSGNSGGTPTITVALTEASAAEIANDPDNYIADTKINGILKGKSQFTGITLEISRSSGTPSYLNVTQQFLLESRIITPENGYSQRAFIRLVQPLNRDGLTATTFDDTDVIEFQVKCTRLGATSSTFFLITVDVQDINDNSPVFVDTPYHASVNELSPLGTTVFRGIRAFDLDADENKDINFGIFPLKDQSTDANLRRTSYVNITIDVTDGDDLGPVFEYNGCFRLDNVCFNPTYTTEISPHSTATRLILKAAEDQSMIDSIKARDQDTFNARIQFSIEETLPPGYKNKFALLNTTNIGVFSSVVVSQTEPLCNSDINILKIIIKATELTKKRHFSRAVIDVHIYPSNISCVEKETVVVNTTVVNTCAMKPCSNAASVVGAVLGTLLAIVLTILVVLITKIRKQGCITEQQIPVQQNNGLSSVHAVESGQSSSEYDEIGMRSPANHYDELHNDHQYMEPS, encoded by the exons ATGAAAATGTGGCTTGTGTTTCTATTTCTGATACTTTTTATTGGATACACGGATGCTCAGACAAACC CATGTGAATCAACAGCTGTAAGCGGTAACAGTGGCGGAACACCGACTATTACTGTAGCACTGACTGAAGCAAGTGCAGCAG AAATAGCAAATGATCCGGACAATTATATTGCTGACACAAAGATTAATGGCATATTAAAGGGAAAAAGTCAATTTACGGGTATTACACTGGAAATATCAAGGTCATCTGGTACTCCTAGTTATCTTAATGTGACACAGCAGTTCCTATTGGAGTCGCGTATCATTACACCAGAGAATGGGTATTCACAGAGAGCTTTTATCCGTCTTGTCCAACCTTTGAACAGAGAT GGTCTGACAGCAACTACATTTGATGATACAGATGTCATTGAATTTCAAGTCAAATGTACACGATTG GGTGCAACATCGTCTACATTTTTCTTGATAACAGTAGATGTACAAGACATCAACGATAACAGTCCTGTTTTCGTTGATACCCCATATCACGCCAGTGTGAATGAA TTGTCACCATTAGGAACAACAGTATTTAGAGGAATTCGTGCTTTTGATTTGGATGCTGATGAAAACAAGGATATAAATTTTGGCATATTTCCGCTTAAA GACCAGTCAACAGATGCTAATCTGAGACGTACAAGTTATGTCAATATTACTATTGACGTGACAGATGGAGATGATCTAGGTCCTGTTTTTGAGTACAATGGCTGCTTCAGATTGGACAATGTTTGTTTTAATCCCACCTATACGACGGAAATATCACCTCATTCAACT GCAACACGACTAATTCTTAAGGCAGCTGAAGACCAGAGTATGATAGATTCAATAAAAGCTAGAGACCAGGACACATTTAATGCACGTATACAATTCAGCATTGAAGAAA CCTTGCCTCCGGGGTATAAAAACAAGTTTGCACTGCTGAATACGACAAACATCGGAGTATTTTCCAGCGTTGTAGTATCGCAAACTGAACCTTTATGTAACAGTGacattaatattttgaaaatcataataaag GCTACTGAGTTGACAAAGAAGAGACATTTCAGTCGAGCTGTAATTGACGTACATATATACCCATCAAATATTTCTTGTGTGGAAAAGG AAACAGTAGTGGTCAATACAACAGTGGTCAATACATGTGCAATGAAACCATGTAGTAATGCTGCCTCGGTTGTGGGAGCTGTTTTAGGAACTCTGTTGGCTATTGTTCTCACAATTCTTGTGGTTCTTATCACCAAAATAAGAAAACAag gttGCATAACAGAACAACAAATTCCCGTACAGCAAAACAATG GACTTTCTTCTGTACATGCAGTTGAAAGCGGACAATCATCAAG TGAATATGATGAAATCGGAATGAGATCACCAGCCAATCATTATGACGAGTTACACAATGACCACCAGTACATGGAGCCTAGTTGA